Proteins from a genomic interval of Hyphomicrobiales bacterium:
- a CDS encoding SDR family oxidoreductase, whose amino-acid sequence MARFDGKVVLITGGTRGIGLAFVHAFATAGATVAWTGSTAKSVEAARSDMPAAAANSGLAAELGDPDAPVAMVSTVVSDHGRLDVLINNAGVTDASSDPWDSTVEEWDRIMAADLRAPFFAARAAADAMRTVGGGSIIMLGSIAGQIGGVATGPAYAACKAGIEGLTRSLARRFAGLGIRVNCISPSGVETDMVAAWPAEVRARVQAMTPLGRLGRPDEVTEAALYLAGEGSSYVTGQTINVNGGAYMG is encoded by the coding sequence CATGCTTTCGCGACAGCCGGCGCCACCGTCGCGTGGACCGGATCGACCGCGAAAAGCGTTGAGGCCGCACGCAGCGATATGCCGGCTGCCGCGGCGAACAGCGGGCTGGCCGCCGAACTCGGTGATCCCGATGCGCCGGTAGCCATGGTGAGTACCGTTGTATCCGACCATGGCCGGCTCGACGTACTGATCAATAATGCCGGCGTGACGGATGCGTCGTCCGATCCCTGGGATTCCACGGTGGAGGAATGGGACCGGATCATGGCAGCCGACCTGCGCGCGCCCTTCTTTGCCGCACGCGCCGCCGCCGATGCCATGCGCACCGTCGGCGGCGGCAGCATCATCATGCTTGGCTCTATCGCAGGCCAGATCGGCGGTGTGGCCACGGGTCCCGCCTATGCCGCCTGCAAGGCCGGAATCGAAGGCTTGACACGCTCCCTCGCACGTCGTTTCGCCGGGCTCGGCATTCGCGTCAACTGCATCTCCCCGTCGGGTGTCGAGACAGACATGGTTGCCGCTTGGCCGGCGGAGGTGCGAGCGCGGGTTCAGGCGATGACGCCGCTGGGCCGGCTGGGCCGCCCCGACGAGGTCACCGAGGCAGCGTTGTATCTCGCCGGCGAGGGATCCAGCTACGTCACTGGCCAGACCATCAACGTGAATGGCGGAGCATATATGGGATGA